The segment AAGCCTTTCCGGACGTTCCTGCTGTATCATCTGCCAAAAAGTTCCGGAAGTGGCGACGACACGGGAAAGAGCCGGCGATTGCCAGATATTATTATTATAAAGAGGCACCGGCTGGTAAGAACTTTTATACGGCTTTTCAGCGGTAAGAAAATGCCAGGTCAGACATAAAAAATATTTCGGGTAAACGCGCGTGTCTATGTCAAAAGCCGATACTAAAACATCTTCGTAAGGTATATTATTTTTGTCCAAAATTTCTTTTCTTGCTTCTTCCGCGGCAAAGGCGATATTTGAACCCTTCCCCGCCATTTCTCCCGGAATATTTTTCGGATGTTTCGTTATCAAAAAATGAGCGAATTTATCTCCGTATTTTTCAAAAATTTTTTTCGCGTTTTCCGCGGCAGTCGCGCCCGCTCTTTCTTCGCTCGCCAGAATTATTATCATTTTTTCCTTGGGCCAGTCGGAATTCAAAATTGAAACAACCGCGTCTTCTATTACTCCGAAATCTTCTTTGTAAAAAGGCAAAAGCACCATCTGATAAAGATGCTGCCATTTCATATTCATAAGCCGCTTATGCCAATCCGTTTCAATATTGGATTTCATCCTTTGCCAGTTAGCGCGCAGATGCAATGAAAGATACGCGGTTTTTATCAGCCAATAGACGTCAAAAACGATTATAAAAAGCGCGACCCACACCGGCTTAAACCACGAAAGAAAGACAACGCCGATTATGGTGAACCACATCAAAAAACCAGGAAGCATTTCCAGAATTCTGTATATTATTCTGTCGTTTCCTGAAAGTTCCGAAGCGCGGCCGATTTTAAGATACGGCCTTTTATCCAAAACACCGGCATTCATCATTTTAATGTATCAAAAAGCGCTGGCTTGAGGAAGATACCAGAGAACGAACGCCATAACCGCGGCTCCCAAAAGCGCGACGAAAATAATCGATTTTTTCATAATATTTTTGGATGTGCCAGGACTCGAACCTGGAACCATCGAGGTATAAGCTCGAAGCTCTGCCAATTGAGCTACACATCCCCCCTTATTTTATTTCCTGACCCCCGATACTTTCATTAATTTTTCAAACTCGTCTTTTTCAATGCTTTCTTTTTCTATCAAAGTTTTGGCGACAAGGTCAAGGCTGGTTTTATGCTTCACCAAAATATCTTTGGCGCGTCTGAAAGCGTCTTTCATAAATTTACTCACCTCTTGGTCAATAAGAGAAGCCACTTCTTCGGAGTATTCTTTTTCCATTCCAATATCCTTTCCCAAAAACACCAAGTCTCCGTGCTCGCCCAAAGACACCGGGCCGATTTTATCGGACATGCCGTATCTTGTGGTCAGAGCGCGCGCGATGTCCGTAGCTCTTCTTAAATCATCGGACGCGCCTGTCGTGATTTCGTTAAAAACCAATTTTTCCGCGGCATACCCGCCAAGCGCCACCGCAAGCTCTTCAAGAAAATGGGATTTTGAATATAGATGCCTTTCATGCTCCGGAAGTTTTAAAGTATATCCGGCTGCCCTTCCGCGCGCCACTATGGAAACTTTATGCACGGGGTCGGCATTCGGCAAAGCCGCCGCCACGAGAGCATGCCCGGCTTCGTGGTAAGAAGAAATTTTCTTTTCATCAATGCTCAAAATATGGCTCTTTCTTTCGGGACCAAGCATTACTTTTTCAATTGACCTCGTAAGGTCTAACTGTGTAATTTCTTTTCTGTCTTCACGTGCCGCCAGTATCGCTCCCTCGTTCATGAGATTCTGCAAATCGGCTCCGGAAAATCCCGGAGTGCGTTCCGCAATTCTTTTCAAGTCAACTTCTCCGGCAAGAGGTTTTTTACGCGCGTGTATTTTTAAAATTTCCTCGCGGTCTCCGATATCCGGCAAATCCAGAACAACCCTGCGGTCAAATCTTCCCGGACGAAGCAGCGCCGGGTCCAAAACATCCGGTCTGTTTGTCGCCGCCATGACAATAAGTTTTTCATTGGGTTCAAATCCGTCAAGCTCCACAAGAATCTGATTTAAAGTTTGTTCGCGTTCGTCATGTCCTCCTCCGAGACCGGCCCCTCGATGCCTTCCTACGGCGTCTATTTCATCAACAAAAACAATGGCAGGCGACGCTTTTTTCGCCATGCTGAAAAGATCTCGGACGCGTGAAGCGCCCACACCAACGAACATTTCCACAAACTCCGAACCGGACATATGAAAAAAAGGAACTCCCGCTTCGCCGGCAACCGCGCGGGCAAGCAAAGTCTTTCCTGTTCCCGGAGCGCCCATAAGCAAAACACCTTTGGGAATCCGCGCGCCGATGTTTAAAAATTTCTGCGGGTTTTTAAGAAAATCGACTATTTCGCGCAGCTCTTCTTTCGCTTCTTTGACTCCGGCAATATCCTTAAACGCGACTTTTTCTCCTTTGTCATTGGGACCGATTACGCGAGCGCGCGATTGACCGAAATTGAAAGCTTGAAGCGCGCTGCTTTTTGCCTGTCTCGCTATAAACCAGAAAAAGACCAGAATAAAAACCAAAGGCAGAATGAAAGGCAAAAGATTGCCGGCCCAAAACCAGAACCCGGTCGGATTCTGCACCTCTATGCTTACTCCAGCGAGCTTCTCCGGAGATACCCCGTAATTTTTAAGAGTTTCGGAAAGAGAAGTTTCCGCTTCCTTCTTGGAAACTTTTTCAACGCCGTCTTTCAAAATAATATTCAAATTGTCTCCTGCAACCGATATTTTTGAAATACCGTCCGAATTAATCTGGCTGGCGACTTCGGACAAAGTCATGCTTTCTTTTTTGGAAAAAGATTCAGCCAAAAAAGAATATCCGGCGGCCAAAAGCATCAGTGCCAAAAGCGCCGTGATAAAATGACGCCCGTAATTGCCCATGTTCGGTTTTAATTCTTTTTTGGCCATAATAATTTTTTAAATTTGTTTTAAATATTATACTCCGTCTGATTGGCCCGTTCGGCCGGAAGAAAACAGAAATTTTTATTTTTTCCTCACTGCCAATTATAACCCCCGAACGCGTCAAAAACAAGAGAAAAACGAAGTAAAGTTTGTCAAACGAAATAAAATATTGTATTATTGACAAGTTAAACCGATGAATACTGAAAATAAAAATTTAATCCCCCGCTCGCCCATAGTTGTCATCATGGGGCATATTGACCACGGCAAAACCACGCTCTTGGATTTTATCAGAAAAACAAAAGTGGCGGAAAAAGAATCGGGTGGAATTACCCAGCACATTGGCGCGTATGAAATAGAATTGGACAAAGGAAAGGTAAAAAGGAAAATAACTTTTCTCGACACGCCCGGGCACGAAGCATTTTCAAAAATCAGGGAACGTGGAGCGAAAATAGCCGATGTCGCCGTTCTTGTTGTCGCCGCTGATGACGGGATGAAAGAACAAACATACGAAACCCTTGACGCGATAAAAAACGCCGATATCCCTTTCGTTGTGGCGATAAACAAAATAGACAAAGAAGGGGCCAACCCCGAACGAATTAAAAAACAGCTTTCCGAAAAAGAAGTGTATCTTGAAGAATGGGGCGGAAAAACTCCGGCAGTGGAAATTTCCGCCAAAACAGGGCAAGGCGTGGATAATCTTTTGGAAATGATTTTGCTTCTTTCCGACATGGAAGAATTCAAGACCGACCCCAACGCTCCGGCTTCCGGCTATATCGCGGAAGCGCACGTTGATAAAAAAAGGGGCGTTTCTGCGACTCTTGTCATACAAAACGGCAAATTAAAGCAAGGAATGCACGTGGTCGCCTCCGACGCGTGCGCCCCGGTAAGGATTTTTGAAAATTTTCTTGGAAAATCCATAAAAGAAGCATCCGCGCCTTCTCCTGTTCAGATAACGGGATTCAATAAATTACCCGCGGCAGGAAGCGAATTCCAAACTTTTGAAAACAAAAAAGAAGCGGAGGTCGCGATTGAAAAGTTTATCTCCGCTTCCGCGGGGAAAATCAATAAAGATCTTGGGCCGAAAATCCAAGGAGAACATGATGTTTCTATTGTAGCTCTCGTGCTTAAATCGGACGCAGGCGGCTCGGCTGAGGCGCTTGAAAAAATCGCGCAGAAACTAGGAAGCGATAAAACGACTATAAAAATTCTGCGTTCCGACGTGGGCGATATAAACGAAGACGACGTAAGGCTGGTATCAAGCGCCGGAGAAAACGCGCTGATAATCGGATTTAGAGTAAAACAAGAAACGGCCGCGGCGGCTCTTAGCGAACGCTTCACCGTTCCGGTTAAAATTTTTGACATAATATACGAAGCCGAAGACTGGCTGAAAGAAGAAATAAAAAAACGCGAGCCCCTTGAGATGAAAGAAGAAACGGTTGGCAAGGCAAAATTATTAAAAATTTTTAAAAACGACAAAACCAAAAAAATCGTCGGAGGAGAAGTGATTTCCGGAAAAATATTCCTGAACGCCAACATAAAAATATACCGCCGCGATTTTTTCCTGGGAGAAGGAAAAATAACGGAGCTCCAGCAAAACAAAAACAAAGCTGACGAAGTCAAAGAAGGACTGCAATTCGGGGCGCTGATTCAAACCAAGGCGAATATCGCCGAAAAAGACATATTTGAGATTATAGAAAAAATTCAAATCTAAAAAATGGCATCCGAGAAAAGAGCGGGAAAATTCGTTTCCCTCTTCACAAAACTGGTTTCGGAATTTATCGCCAGGCGAAATGTTGGAAATGGATTCGCAACAATCACCGGGATGGAATTTTCAAACGACTTAAAATCTGCTAAAGTATTTGTCAGTATTTATCCGGAAAAAGAAGAAAAAGAAATGCTGGTTTTTCTGGGAAAAAACCGTGGAAAAATCGGAAAATACGCCTCCGAAAAAACCAAAATGAGATTTCTGCCCAAACTTGAATTCGTTTTGGACAAAGGAGAAAAAAACCGGCAAAAGATAGAAAAGATTTTGTCGGCAGGGGTTTAAAAAAGGCCAGGTAGCCAAGTGGTAAGGCAAGGGTCTGCAAAACCCTTACACGCGGGTTCAATTCCCGCCCTGGCCTCAAGCCATAGAGCATTTGAAAACAGAAATTTAGCCATTGCTCGGGTGGCGGAATTGGTATACGCGCACGACTTAAAATCGTGTCTCGCAAGAGATGCGGGTTCGACCCCCGCCCCGAGCATAAACGGGCGAGTGGCGGAATTGGCAGACGCGTAAGGTTTAGGACCTTATGGGAGAAATCCTGTGGGAGTTCAACTCTCCCCTCGCCCATTGGATATTGAAAAATTTTAAGCGGCCATGGTTTAGTGGCAGGACGGCTCCTTGCCAAGGAGCAGGTGGGAGTTCGATTCTCCCTGGCCGCACCCTTCAATAAACTCAGGGTAAACAAAATGAAACTTTTGGCGCTCCAACCACGCTGGAAATATTTAGGATTTCACATACTTCGAAAGTTCAAACATCGTTACACCCCCTGCACAAGGAATGTATGGCCTTGATAATAGCGACAGCCGATTTTCGTTGAAAATAAATAATCTTTTGTTGGCCAAACAGAAGTCTTAACTAAATCTTGACTTTTTTGTTTGGCAATGTATAATGGTAGAGGAAAATCAAACCTTGAAAGGAGAAAAAAATGTCAGAAGGAGCCATAATTTTTGCGTTGGCAATATGTCTTTTGATAGGATTTCCTTTATGCCTCTTTTTTTGGCCGCGGCTTATGAATAAATGCCCGAGGTGCGGAAGCAGATTAACTTACACCAAAATTTCAACAGTTCCTGCTCCAGGCTTAGAAACACAGTTTTTGGGAATCCGCCAGAAACAAATTGAACATCTTTTTTGTATAAAAAGGCATGGACAGTAGCAAAAACCAGAAAGACAAAAATTCATCAAGCCGTTGGGCATAGAGCCCAGCGGTTTTCTTTTTTGGTCACTTATGAAGATTGTTAATATTATGGATTTTTACAGAAATAGATTTATTAAAGAAGATAAAATTCTGCTTTCTATCAGTGTCTCACGCAATACTGGAAGCACAGTGAACAGTTCACGACCAAGCCCTGTGCAGAATCCAATTTTGCATAGGGCTTTTGCTAATCAATTTTTTAAATTGGACAGCTATTGATTTTTATAACGTAATTGTTATGCTACTTTGAAATCTTTTGAAATCTGAAGATAACAGCTTTTAACTGAAATTTCCGAAATTCTCGCACCTTAACAAAAAAGGAGGGGCTATGCTAAACATGATAAGGAAACGGCTAGGAGCAAAGAAAGAAGAAAATTTGCCCGCGATGGAAACAAAAGAAAAAACATTTGAACAGATGAAAGTTGTGTGCAGAACGGCGAAAAATTTTATTGATGCCTTGGAAGAGCTTGAGGAATTGCATTTTTGCAAATGCGGAGAGCTGTTTCTCTGCCGCCACAAAAAGTGTCCGGAATGCGGAGAACCGAATCCGAAATACAGACCTTTCGCTGGCAAAGACCAGGAAAGGGCGGAAAACATGGCTGAAGCGGCGCTCGATAAACTTCGCGCCGCATGCAAAGCTTTATAGTCTTACCTCCACGGATACCACAAGCAGGAGCCCCGAAACGGAACTTATCCGAAGGGGCTTCTTTTTTTAATCTCAAAAAGACAAAAAATCTTTAAAATAAGCAGTTTTTTGCCCTATTTTTACTTAAACTCGCAAAAAGCAAGGAAATAAATTTTCTGCCAAAACTAAAGTTTCTGGTTTCCAAACGGGATTGACTTTTTTAGCGGATATGATATAATTGGGTCAGGAAAATAAAGGAGTTTTTTGAAAAAATATAAATCTCAAAAACGAGGAGGTATTGAATTATGAAATCAAGGATATGGAATAAACTGATTTCTTTTCTTCTGCGGATGGGATCAATAACATGGAAATGGCCCTCCTTTTTTCGAAAAAGAAAAGAGGATGATAAAGAAAGGGAAAAAGAAAATGACAAAGAGAAAAAATTAAGTATTGGAATAATTTCTTTTCTTCTGCGGATGGGATCTTTCTACCTTATCTGGAGGGGATGCCAAATAATCCCCGTGGATTCGATTTTCAAAGGAACATCTTACAGCGGCGGGTATATTGAATTAATTTTTGTCGTAGCAATAACATGGTTTCTCCCTTGCGGAATTTTTTACGGAGCCTGGAGAAATCTGCCCGCTGAACCGCCAACAGCAGGACTTATCACCATTTTTGGCATGAGAACTTGCTTATTTACGGTAAACGGCTGGACTTTTTTACCCTTATACCCTTTTCTCTTCGGCATAATCGCCTTTGACATGAGAGTCCGCGCCGAACAATTGCCTGAACAGGACGTAAGAACTCCGGATCAAGCCGAATCAAAAATTACTGGAGTAATTTCCTGGAAACCCGACCCGAAAAATCTTCGAAATTTTCAAAACGTGGGCGGAGCTAAAGGAGCGGTAGAAAATTTGTTTAACATATGGACAAGCACTATAAGACAATGGGCCGCTTCGCCCGAAGAAGGTCCTGCGGGTTATATGGAACTTCTGGCCGCCCAATGGGAAGCGGTAAACAGGCTTC is part of the Candidatus Paceibacterota bacterium genome and harbors:
- a CDS encoding glycosyltransferase family 2 protein, with the translated sequence MMNAGVLDKRPYLKIGRASELSGNDRIIYRILEMLPGFLMWFTIIGVVFLSWFKPVWVALFIIVFDVYWLIKTAYLSLHLRANWQRMKSNIETDWHKRLMNMKWQHLYQMVLLPFYKEDFGVIEDAVVSILNSDWPKEKMIIILASEERAGATAAENAKKIFEKYGDKFAHFLITKHPKNIPGEMAGKGSNIAFAAEEARKEILDKNNIPYEDVLVSAFDIDTRVYPKYFLCLTWHFLTAEKPYKSSYQPVPLYNNNIWQSPALSRVVATSGTFWQMIQQERPERLATFSSHSIPFKALYEIGYWQKNMVSEDSRIFWNFLLFYDGDYRVVPLSYPVSMDANLAPSFWRTSLNVYKQQRRWTWGVENVPYILFGFLKNKSIPLAQKLRLAFVQIEGFWSLSTNPLLIFMLGWLPLALGGQEFNNMLLSYNLPRITRLLMTIAMLGLVGSAILSFKLLPKRPDGKKFYNVVYMFFQWVLIPFTIIVFGAIPGVDSQTRLLLGKYMGFWVTPKYRK
- the ftsH gene encoding ATP-dependent zinc metalloprotease FtsH, producing the protein MAKKELKPNMGNYGRHFITALLALMLLAAGYSFLAESFSKKESMTLSEVASQINSDGISKISVAGDNLNIILKDGVEKVSKKEAETSLSETLKNYGVSPEKLAGVSIEVQNPTGFWFWAGNLLPFILPLVFILVFFWFIARQAKSSALQAFNFGQSRARVIGPNDKGEKVAFKDIAGVKEAKEELREIVDFLKNPQKFLNIGARIPKGVLLMGAPGTGKTLLARAVAGEAGVPFFHMSGSEFVEMFVGVGASRVRDLFSMAKKASPAIVFVDEIDAVGRHRGAGLGGGHDEREQTLNQILVELDGFEPNEKLIVMAATNRPDVLDPALLRPGRFDRRVVLDLPDIGDREEILKIHARKKPLAGEVDLKRIAERTPGFSGADLQNLMNEGAILAAREDRKEITQLDLTRSIEKVMLGPERKSHILSIDEKKISSYHEAGHALVAAALPNADPVHKVSIVARGRAAGYTLKLPEHERHLYSKSHFLEELAVALGGYAAEKLVFNEITTGASDDLRRATDIARALTTRYGMSDKIGPVSLGEHGDLVFLGKDIGMEKEYSEEVASLIDQEVSKFMKDAFRRAKDILVKHKTSLDLVAKTLIEKESIEKDEFEKLMKVSGVRK
- the infB gene encoding translation initiation factor IF-2; the encoded protein is MNTENKNLIPRSPIVVIMGHIDHGKTTLLDFIRKTKVAEKESGGITQHIGAYEIELDKGKVKRKITFLDTPGHEAFSKIRERGAKIADVAVLVVAADDGMKEQTYETLDAIKNADIPFVVAINKIDKEGANPERIKKQLSEKEVYLEEWGGKTPAVEISAKTGQGVDNLLEMILLLSDMEEFKTDPNAPASGYIAEAHVDKKRGVSATLVIQNGKLKQGMHVVASDACAPVRIFENFLGKSIKEASAPSPVQITGFNKLPAAGSEFQTFENKKEAEVAIEKFISASAGKINKDLGPKIQGEHDVSIVALVLKSDAGGSAEALEKIAQKLGSDKTTIKILRSDVGDINEDDVRLVSSAGENALIIGFRVKQETAAAALSERFTVPVKIFDIIYEAEDWLKEEIKKREPLEMKEETVGKAKLLKIFKNDKTKKIVGGEVISGKIFLNANIKIYRRDFFLGEGKITELQQNKNKADEVKEGLQFGALIQTKANIAEKDIFEIIEKIQI
- the rbfA gene encoding 30S ribosome-binding factor RbfA, whose amino-acid sequence is MASEKRAGKFVSLFTKLVSEFIARRNVGNGFATITGMEFSNDLKSAKVFVSIYPEKEEKEMLVFLGKNRGKIGKYASEKTKMRFLPKLEFVLDKGEKNRQKIEKILSAGV